Proteins from one Choloepus didactylus isolate mChoDid1 chromosome 4, mChoDid1.pri, whole genome shotgun sequence genomic window:
- the SNAP23 gene encoding synaptosomal-associated protein 23, giving the protein MDDLSPEEIQLRAHQVTDESLESTRRILGLAIESQDTGIKTITMLDEQGEQLNRIEEGMDQINKDMREAEKTLTELNKCCGLCVCPCNRTKNFESGKAYKATWGDGGDNSSSNVISKQPGRVTNGQPQQAATGATSGGYIKRITNDAREDEMEENLTQVGSILGNLKNMALDMGNEIEAQNQQIQRITEKADTNKDRIDIANARAKKLIDS; this is encoded by the exons ATGGATGATCTGTCACCGGAAGAAATTCAGCTGAGGGCTCACCAGGTTACTGATGAG TCTCTGGAAAGTACAAGGAGAATCCTGGGTTTAGCCATTGAG tcTCAGGATACAGGAATCAAAACTATCACTATGCTGGATGAACAAGGGG AACAACTAAACCGCATTGAAGAAGGCATGGACCAAATAAATAAAGACATGAGGGAAGCAGAAAAGACTTTAACAGAACTCAACAAGTGCTGTGGACTTTGTGTCTGCCCATGTAATAG GACAAAGAACTTTGAGTCTGGTAAGGCCTATAAGGCAACATGGGGCGATGGTGGAGACAACTCATCTAGCAATGTAATATCTAAGCAGCCAGGCCGGGTGACAAACGGTCAGCCTCAGCAAGCAGCCACAGGAGCAACCTCTGGAGGATACATTAAACG TATAACTAATGATGCCAGAGAAGATGAAATGGAGGAGAACCTGACTCAGGTGGGCAGTATCCTGGGAAATCTAAAAAACATGGCCCTGGACATGGGCAATGAGATTGAGGCTCAAAATCAACAAATACAGCGGATCACAGAAAAG GCTGACACCAACAAAGATCGTATTGATATTGCCAATGCCAGAGCAAAGAAACTCATTGACAGCTAA
- the LRRC57 gene encoding leucine-rich repeat-containing protein 57 isoform X1: MTSQGVSSRAEARGTHPWDLSRGARMGNSALRAHVETAQKTGVFQLKDRGLTEFPSELQKLTSNLRTIDLSNNKIESLPPMLIGKFTLLKSLSLNSNKLTLLPDELCNLKKLEMLSLNNNHLMDLPSTFGHLSALKTLSLSGNQLRTLPPQLCSLRHLDVVDLSKNQIRSIPDIVGELQVIELNLNQNQISQISVKISCCPRLKVLRLEENCLELSMLPQSILSDSQICLLAVEGNLFEIKNLRELEGYDKYMERFTATKKKFA; the protein is encoded by the exons ATGACATCACAGGGCGTTTCCTCCCGGGCGGAAGCCCGGGGAACTCATCCCTG GGATCTGAGCCGCGGCGCTAGGATGGGGAACAGTGCCCTCCGCGCTCATGTGGAAACAGCGCAGAAAACGGGTGTCTTTCAGCTCAAGGACCGCGGACTGACCGAG TTCCCTTCAGAGTTGCAGAAGCTGACGAGCAATCTCAGGACCATCGACTTATCCAACAACAAGATCGAGAGCCTACCGCCTATGCTGATAGGGAAGTTCACTCTGCTGAAGAGCCTCTCCCTGAACAGCAACAAACTGA CTCTTCTGCCTGATGAGTTATGCAATCTGAAAAAACTAGAGATGCTAAGCCTAAACAACAATCACCTGATGGATTTGCCATCTACCTTTGGACACCTCTCAGCCCTCAAGACCCTGAGCCTCTCTGGGAACCAACTCCGGACACTACCACCCCAACTCTGTAGCCTACGGCACCTGGATGTTGTGGATCTCTCTAAGAACCAGATTCGGAGTATACCTGACATAGTGGGAGAGCTGCAGGTCATCGAACTCAACCTCAATCAGAACCAG ATATCTCAGATCTCAGTGAAGATATCTTGCTGTCCTCGCCTCAAAGTTCTTCGCCTGGAAGAGAACTGTCTTGAGCTCAGTATGCTTCCACAGAGTATCCTCAGTGATTCCCAGATCTGTCTGCTTGCTGTGGAAGGCAATCTTTTTGAGATAAAGAACCTTCGAGAACTGGAAGGCTATGATAAG TACATGGAGAGGTTTACAGCTACCAAGAAGAAGTTTGCATGA
- the LRRC57 gene encoding leucine-rich repeat-containing protein 57 isoform X2, which produces MGNSALRAHVETAQKTGVFQLKDRGLTEFPSELQKLTSNLRTIDLSNNKIESLPPMLIGKFTLLKSLSLNSNKLTLLPDELCNLKKLEMLSLNNNHLMDLPSTFGHLSALKTLSLSGNQLRTLPPQLCSLRHLDVVDLSKNQIRSIPDIVGELQVIELNLNQNQISQISVKISCCPRLKVLRLEENCLELSMLPQSILSDSQICLLAVEGNLFEIKNLRELEGYDKYMERFTATKKKFA; this is translated from the exons ATGGGGAACAGTGCCCTCCGCGCTCATGTGGAAACAGCGCAGAAAACGGGTGTCTTTCAGCTCAAGGACCGCGGACTGACCGAG TTCCCTTCAGAGTTGCAGAAGCTGACGAGCAATCTCAGGACCATCGACTTATCCAACAACAAGATCGAGAGCCTACCGCCTATGCTGATAGGGAAGTTCACTCTGCTGAAGAGCCTCTCCCTGAACAGCAACAAACTGA CTCTTCTGCCTGATGAGTTATGCAATCTGAAAAAACTAGAGATGCTAAGCCTAAACAACAATCACCTGATGGATTTGCCATCTACCTTTGGACACCTCTCAGCCCTCAAGACCCTGAGCCTCTCTGGGAACCAACTCCGGACACTACCACCCCAACTCTGTAGCCTACGGCACCTGGATGTTGTGGATCTCTCTAAGAACCAGATTCGGAGTATACCTGACATAGTGGGAGAGCTGCAGGTCATCGAACTCAACCTCAATCAGAACCAG ATATCTCAGATCTCAGTGAAGATATCTTGCTGTCCTCGCCTCAAAGTTCTTCGCCTGGAAGAGAACTGTCTTGAGCTCAGTATGCTTCCACAGAGTATCCTCAGTGATTCCCAGATCTGTCTGCTTGCTGTGGAAGGCAATCTTTTTGAGATAAAGAACCTTCGAGAACTGGAAGGCTATGATAAG TACATGGAGAGGTTTACAGCTACCAAGAAGAAGTTTGCATGA